GCTAAGCTAAGCCATCCCTTATAACTATTCAATCTTTAGACTCGACCATGCAAGTGTATATGTACGATAATATACACTTGCGGGCGGTGCCAggaatttgttttccccctcccACGTTAGAAAAAGAGACACCGACAATATCGTAGACTAGAAATGGAAGCCATCGTCACACAGAAGCGTCAACGGCGTGTGAGAAACCAAAGGTGTGCAATAAGATGGAACGACGACGCCCCTGCTGCTctgaaaaaataacgagatgGTTATacggaaacaacaaaaagaaagagggaaaaatcGACTTTAGAATATTGAAACCGTAAAAATCTCGgcctttttcatttctatccACGAGCATTATGCAAACGCAGTGAGAATTTTCGGCTACTTATCAAAAGGGCCTCATTTCTATTAGATTTCTAAATACCAAGTagtgcttttcttctttttaaaattatgattgGACTATCTAAACTGTAATCCTTGactattttttcctattccatttaaactttttttttttttatattaaacaTAAAAGGACGTACAGGCTAAGTTATTCCTTGTCCACTCAGCAGTTTTTTTCCGTGATTTATACACAAGAGCATATTAATTTCACTTAAAAAAGATGTAAAGAAAGTCCACAGTTTATTAAacaaatgttcaaaaatcaCTCTTTCACAGCTTCTTCGGAAGGTGGTAGTTTTCCACACGCTTTCATGAATTTGACCAAATAAGCAGGCCTTTTcttgaattgtttgattttctgtctTATCTGGGCTGCAGTTTCTTGATAATGGTTGTTTTTGTCCATGGCCATGGcctaatgaaatttttttaaaacaaacattaataGCCACACACCTTCTTCAACTAAAATAAATCACCTCATAGTCTTCCCCGTGCTTTCCAAGAAGATACTCGATCCACTTgaccttttcttttggcaTCCTCATGGTTCCCGTTCTGGGAgcattcatttccttttcaagttcttttacGACAGCTGTAGGCTCTTTGGGTACACGTTCctaatcaaaatttcaaattctaaatttgACAACAGGagcaaacaacttttttaacGAAAATTTTACCAATGGTGTCTTTGTGCTGACAGGTAATGATCTGTTTGCATCGTACACCAGACCCATTGATCTCAGATTTGTACTTGCAGATTTATCACCTCTCCAACTATTTTTAATTGCTttactaaataaataaagttaattattatcagcatttacaaaataaaatcactaAACAGGGAGATGATGCTTACCAATTGATGTTTGGAACTTTCTTAGCCTTCTTTGCAACCTTCTTTTTGTCCACATGATATTGAAACTTCTTCCTtcctctggattttttgttgctcaccattttttgtaattcgcTTTAACTTGAACAAACTGAATTTGCAAATGTCAATGCGTCTTTCTTGCTGAAGCAGACGCTACGTTCTATCACTTCACGTGGTCAGCTCAGCTCTAGCGTCGAATTTTCGAACTCGACATCAAGTGTCTAAAATAAGGActtagaataacaaaaaattccgaTAACTTGTTGATTTTGATCTCCAAAAATCGAGAATAAAAAGTAAcgaattcattaattttgttgtACATTGACTGGcaagttaaaaattaaaaaaattcggcTCCGATACTAGAGAATCTTGCGGGGAATCTCAGAACCCCCTAGTTAAACACCCGCCAATACGCAATCCAGCAAGTTGTCAAGAGAGCAGACAGCAGACCGTTACCACAGACTACGAAGTCTGTGTCGTtatttcgaaacaaatcattaaattgAACGggatttcaataaaattacacACAAAAATGACGTCTATCGTAAGAATTAAACGTAGACAAAGTCAGGAACCAGCTGAAGCCCTTGTTCTTGCAACCAAACGTATTAAAGTGGAAGGTTCTGAACAGGCAGTTGAAgagaacattttcaaattttgtggATCTACAGAGAATGAGgtatttggtttgattttcatgtttgtttgtCAATTATTAATTCTACTGATGCACTGTACAGGaagaaaatttgcaaaatattGCCAAGTTGGTTGAAAAGGGAAAGTTGTTGTCTCACCGTCAAACTCCAAAGGCTTATAAAAGCTCTTCATTTCagtcaagaaaagaagaaagttcaGTTGCTATAAAcagtgaaaagaaatataaggtatttttcaaataaatctcATAGTTGCTAAACATTGGTTAAAGTTTAGTTATTAGGTTCTCAACACATTCCGGGATCTTGATGCCACAAATACGATGAAAGTTTATGACCTTGTACTTGAAGAACAtgaaaaaggtgaaattgCCACTTGCAATGGGATCCCTCTTGTTGTAGAGAAGTGTGAagtattgaaagaaaatgagaaggaGTGTGTCTTTGATTTGTACTACTGTGAAGGAGGAACATTTGATGACTCTTACATTGATCGTCTCATGAGGTACACATAATCAGTGTGGATTCTGTTTTAaatcttcatattttttattgttattattatttgtagtGTTCAACCCTATTACAACTCTGGAGATCATGAAGACAGTGAAACCGACCACAGTGACGATTCGAATGATGAAAACAACTACCGCAATGAATATCCTGATACAGATCCCGATGAAGAACAAGGGTATATCAATCATGAATTTccaattgtaaaataaaatcacaatTTGATGCTAATAGTTTATTATCTTATTTCAGAAGTGATGAAGATGTTATTGGGAAAATGTCTGGAATGTATTTGGATGCAACTAACGAATTGTCGTCTGATGATGACGATTTTATCTACTCAAAAGACGACTATCCTCGACACGGTGATGCCTACGCCAATTTTAAGATACGGGTAATGAAGGATTTGCAAGGGAGTGATTACGAGAGCGACAGCGATGACCAGTCAGACGACCAGATCGTTGAGTGTTTAGATTAAAAGTATATTGCTTGATCggaaaacttattttaaacCTTTTCATGTAAGTAAATTCTCTAAATGTGCATGTCGGGTTGGATATGTTCTCATTTAATAtgttaaacaaaattgtattatacaaatttttcttaaaaaatagcgCATTGATTTAATGTCGACTACACTACAGCtgctttttaaattgaaactaCAGTACCGTAAagtatagatttttaaaaatgcctGTACATAGAAAGATGTAGGAAGTAGTAAATCGTAAATCTATTAGCTAACACATCTTATAGACTAGACAAAAACTTGAATGATTAAGAATTCCGcaattaatttattgaaaCAAACCTAAGAtctgaaaagtgaaaattatCACTCAAGTTTTGTTTACCGATCGATGTATCGATCTGCGTAAAATTTGGGGTTGTGATAAGTTAAATGGttataaagtttttttaaatgtttatgaaataggataaaataatattttaaaggGATAAAAATACTTCCGTCCATAGCTATTTGCTACAAtcccaaatttaaaaaattttactactctttttttttacgtcgtCTGCTAACTGAGATCCCATTGCCAGTTTTGCACTGCATCTGCATTCGTGTTTAATTGTTAATGCCCAAGTTTCCAAGTTCCAACTAGGTCATGTTTATCTGTAGTCACGTAGATCTGAAAAACCAACGTACCTTTTAAGTTGTCGAGTATGGGTTCTCGAATAGAAAATGTGATACGTACAGCAGTACAAACATTCGCAACTAAACCAAACGGTTCCTTCGTCAACGCAAATGTTAGTCACAACATGAACATTCTACGACAGCTGTTAAGTGAAATTTGCCCAGCTGACGACCTTGGATTAACTCGCTATTCTGGCCAGCCTCGCTTTcccttaaatttgttttcatcaaaAGCTGCACCAGTCTCTTAcatggaaatttttgaaaaccagACTGTTAGCATCGGTATATTTGTCCTCAAAGATGGAGCTTCTATTCCCCTGCATGATCATGTTGGTAACTGATTCAGAtgtaaatttaaagaaaactttAATTATTGTTGAAATGATGATTGATTAAAGGTATGTACGGAATCTTGAAAGTGTTGTATGGGAGCCTTAATGTACAAAGCTACTCTCCAATTGATCTCCCTGGACAAACCAACAGCTCTATAGTGCACCAACCTCAGTACCTAAAGGCGAGAAGATTTCCCATCTCCTGTATTAATGAGAAGGATAGCCCTGCTGTGCTTTCACCTTCTGAACACAACCTGCACACAATTTGGACTGTTGGAGGTCCTGCATCTTTTCTGGATATTTTGGCACCTCCATATGATCCAAGTGGCACTCTGAATGGTGGGAAGGTTAGAGATTGCTACTACTACTCAGATGTtgcaggagaagatggaatgccaTCTAATTCTGAAATCAGATTGCTGAAAAAGACTTCTTGTCCACCTTCTTTCTGGTGTGACTCTTTGACCTACTGTGGACCTGACATCAAACACCTACAGCATGAATTAAACTAATTAAGGTAGCAACACAGGTTAAAGTTCCAACAAGTTTTATTTGCAGCAGCATCTCAACAGAAACAGTTTCAGTACTGTAactaatgtttaaaaaaaaatgtatcaatGTGTTCAAATACACAAACTGATCTTAACCCACCCAAATCAAGATTAATATATACACTTTCATGTAATCCCAAAATTCATACTTTCTAATTACGGATTAGTATTActgcttgtttttatttcttttccgtcGGATGGCCTTTTGGCGAAGTCCAGCACACGGCGTTGATATTGCCGAATAAGAATTTGTTGCTTGTAATAGATTTTCAAGGCTCCTTTGAGCATCAAAAAAGCAATACCACCCTGGAGAGACAAGAATTACTATAAATAGgtataaaactaaaattaaaaaatatagcaCATCActtacaaaaaaagttttctttagATTGGAGTGAACAGGATGAAATAGCAATTTTCCAAAGAGAACAGCCATTGATGGAAATATTAATGCTCCACATAACACCCTGGTAGCAGAAACCGGATCAGAAAACGGTGGCTCTGTACCCTGTGTATGGGGCCGCACAGAATCTGATGCAATTTGAAAAGT
This region of Daphnia pulex isolate KAP4 chromosome 9, ASM2113471v1 genomic DNA includes:
- the LOC124201949 gene encoding nucleolar protein 16-like, with amino-acid sequence MVSNKKSRGRKKFQYHVDKKKVAKKAKKVPNINCKAIKNSWRGDKSASTNLRSMGLVYDANRSLPVSTKTPLERVPKEPTAVVKELEKEMNAPRTGTMRMPKEKVKWIEYLLGKHGEDYEAMAMDKNNHYQETAAQIRQKIKQFKKRPAYLVKFMKACGKLPPSEEAVKE
- the LOC124201947 gene encoding probable RNA polymerase II nuclear localization protein SLC7A6OS, producing the protein MTSIVRIKRRQSQEPAEALVLATKRIKVEGSEQAVEENIFKFCGSTENEEENLQNIAKLVEKGKLLSHRQTPKAYKSSSFQSRKEESSVAINSEKKYKVLNTFRDLDATNTMKVYDLVLEEHEKGEIATCNGIPLVVEKCEVLKENEKECVFDLYYCEGGTFDDSYIDRLMSVQPYYNSGDHEDSETDHSDDSNDENNYRNEYPDTDPDEEQGSDEDVIGKMSGMYLDATNELSSDDDDFIYSKDDYPRHGDAYANFKIRVMKDLQGSDYESDSDDQSDDQIVECLD
- the LOC124201948 gene encoding 2-aminoethanethiol dioxygenase-like gives rise to the protein MGSRIENVIRTAVQTFATKPNGSFVNANVSHNMNILRQLLSEICPADDLGLTRYSGQPRFPLNLFSSKAAPVSYMEIFENQTVSIGIFVLKDGASIPLHDHVGMYGILKVLYGSLNVQSYSPIDLPGQTNSSIVHQPQYLKARRFPISCINEKDSPAVLSPSEHNLHTIWTVGGPASFLDILAPPYDPSGTLNGGKVRDCYYYSDVAGEDGMPSNSEIRLLKKTSCPPSFWCDSLTYCGPDIKHLQHELN